The nucleotide sequence AGCAGGCACACGCACTCTACCTTATGTCTGCCGGTTCTTCCAAGATTGCCATTTACGGGGCCATTGGGGCCAACGTCGCTATTGCCATCAGCAAGTTTGTGGCAGCTTTTTTCACCGGCAGCTCGGCCATGCTGTCCGAGGGCATTCACTCCCTGGTGGATAGTGGCAATGGCCTGCTGATCCTCTACGGCGTGAAGCAGTCGGAGAAGCCGGCCGATGCCCGCCATCCGTTCGGACGCAGCAAGGAGCTGTATTTCTGGTCGCTGATTGTGGCCGTGCTAGTGTTTTCGGTAGGCGGCGGCATGTCGTTCTACGAAGGCATCGAGCACCTCAAGCACCCCGCCCCCATCACTGACCCCACCTGGAACTACTGGGTGCTGGGCCTCTCGATGTTGTTTGAAGGTATTTCCTGCTTCTTGGCGTTCCGCGAGTTCAACAAAACCCGCGGCGACGCGGGCTTCTGGGCCACGCTGGGCAGCAGCAAGGATCCCTCGGTTTTTGCTATCCTGATGGAAGACTTGGCCGCCCTGGTCGGCCTCACCATTGCCCTGATCGGCGTGTACCTCGGGCACGCCCTCAACAACCCGTATTTCGACGGCGGCGCCTCCATCTGCATCGGCGTACTGCTAGTATCGGTGGCCATTTTCCTGATCTATAAAACCAAAGGCCTGCTGGTGGGCGAAGGCGTGGACGACGAAACCCTCGACAGCCTCGAAGCCATTGCGCGGCAGCAGCGCGGCGTGGAGCAGGTGCGCCGGCCCCTCACCATGTACATGGGCCCGCAGGATGTGGTGCTGGCCCTCGACGTGGAGTTTCACGACCACCTGTCGGCCGTGGAGGTGGAACGTGAGGTAGACGCGCTGCAGGACAGCATCCGGGCCAAACACCCCGAGTTCAAGCGCATTTTCATCGAGGCCAAAGGGCTGACCGGCAAGGAGCGCGGGCCGCTGGACAGCGCATCGGTATCACCGCAGATTTAGCGGCGGGCGAGGCCGGCGGCGAAGCTCCACGCTAACCCCACCGGCGGTTTTGCGGTACACAAGGCGGTGCGGCCACCCTTCCGGGGCGGGCCGCACCGCTTTTTTCGTTCATCTACCCGCGCTCCTATGTCTGTTGCTACTGCCCGCTCCAATCCGTTTCACTCGTTCTGGATGGCCGGCTACGAATGCACCGATCAGCTCAACGCCTTCGGCCACCGGGTTGATTTTCTGCCCCTGACCGGCCACCTGCAGTTCATCGACGACGATTACCAGGCCCTGCACCAGCACCAGCTGGGCACCGTGCGCGAAGGCATCCGCTGGAGCCAGATCGAGAAAACGCCCTACCAGTACGACTGGAGCACCGTGCGCCAGATGCTGGCTGCCGGCCAGCGCCACGGCATCCAGCAGGTCTGGGACATCTGCCACTTCGGCTACCCCGACGACCTCACGCCACTGCACCCGCTGTTTGCCCGGCGCTTTGCGGCGCTGTGCCGCGCCTTCGTGGCTTTCTACCGCGAAGTGAGCCCCGAGGGCGAGCTGATTGTGACGCCCATCAACGAGGTGAGCTTTATGAGCTGGCTGGGCGGCGACGTGCGCGGCACCTCGCCCTACTGCGTGGGGCAGGGCTGGGAAGTGAAGCGCGGCCTGATGCGGGCCTACATTGAGGGCGTGGCCGCCATGCGCGAGCTGGACCCCAGCGTCCGGATTCTGACCACCGAGCCCCTTGTCAATATTGTGCCGCGGGCCGGGGCCAGCCGCCAGGAGCGCCAGCGCGCCGCCGAGTTTCACGACAACCAGTTCCAGAGCGTGGACATGCTGGCCGGGCGGCTGTGTCCCGAGCTGGGCGGCCGCCCCGAGTATATCGATATGCTGGGCTTCAACTTCTACTACGACAACCAGTGGGAACTGGACCCGCACTGCCGCATTCCGTGGGCCGACGTGCCCGCCGACCCACGCTGGCAGCCGCTGCGCCACCTGCTGGCCGCCGCCCACCGCCGCTACAATTGCCCGGTGGTGCTCACCGAAACCAGCCACCCCGGCGTAGACCGACCCCTCTGGATTCGGATGATTGGCGAAGAATGTGCCGCCGCGCTGCGTATGGGCGTGCCGCTGTGGGGCGTGTGCCTCTACCCTATCGTGGACCGGCCCGACTGGGACTTTCCGGAGCGGGAGTGGCACCGCTCGGGCCTCTGGGATGCCGTGCTGCGGCCCGACGCGCCCCCGCTGCGGGTGCTGCACGCGCCCTACGCCGAGGCCCTGGCTGAAGCGCAGCAGGTGGTGGCCGAGGCCGCGCCGGAGCTGGCTGGTTCGCTGGCGCTTTCTTTATCTTAGGCCGCATGAACCCACGGCCCAACTCCCCCACCGACCTGCTCCAGCACTTCCAGCGCGCCTTCGCCGATTCCACCCTCTCGCCCGACGAGGCCCGGCAGCTGCGCCAGCGCCTCACCGAGCGCGCCCAGCACCCGGCCGGCCTCGCCGATTTGCGCCACCGCCTGTTCGGGCTGGCCCGCGACCGGTTCAACAACTTTCAGGATAAGGCCGTGGTGGAATGGCTGGAGGCGGCCAGCGCCCTGCTGCTGCCAGCTCCCGCGCCGGCGGCAGCCCGCGCCACGCACGCCGAGGTGTATTTCAGCCCCAACGACGACTGCGTGGCGGCCATCCGGCGGTTTCTGGGGCAGGCCGCGTGCCAGCTCGATATCTGCGTGTTCACGATTGCAGATGACCGCCTGACCGACGCCGTGCTGGCCGCCCACCGGCGCGGCGTGCGCGTGCGCCTGCTCACCGACAACGACAAGCTCCACGACCGGGGCTCCGACGTGCGCCAGCTACACGCCGCCGGCCTCCCCATCCGCGTCGACCGCACCGACAACCATATGCACCACAAGTTCGCCGTGGCCGACAACCGCACCGTGCTGACCGGCTCATACAACTGGACCCGCTCCGCCGCCGAACTGAACCTGGAAAATCTGCTCATCAGCGACGACGAAACGCTGGTGAAGCGCTATACCGGTGAGTTCAACAAGTTGTGGGACGCGCTGGAGGAATTCCGGGGCTAGGTCAGCCCCAGCATCACCTACCCAACGAAACAGCCCGCCCCGGATGTACTATCCGGGCGGGCTGTTTCGGTATGTAGAGGCAGTGAAGCCTTGCGCAAGGCGTGGCAGCTATTTAGCGGCTTCCGGCTCCGGCGTAGCTTCCGGA is from Hymenobacter yonginensis and encodes:
- a CDS encoding cation diffusion facilitator family transporter — protein: MSAGSSKIAIYGAIGANVAIAISKFVAAFFTGSSAMLSEGIHSLVDSGNGLLILYGVKQSEKPADARHPFGRSKELYFWSLIVAVLVFSVGGGMSFYEGIEHLKHPAPITDPTWNYWVLGLSMLFEGISCFLAFREFNKTRGDAGFWATLGSSKDPSVFAILMEDLAALVGLTIALIGVYLGHALNNPYFDGGASICIGVLLVSVAIFLIYKTKGLLVGEGVDDETLDSLEAIARQQRGVEQVRRPLTMYMGPQDVVLALDVEFHDHLSAVEVEREVDALQDSIRAKHPEFKRIFIEAKGLTGKERGPLDSASVSPQI
- a CDS encoding glycoside hydrolase family 1 protein, producing MSVATARSNPFHSFWMAGYECTDQLNAFGHRVDFLPLTGHLQFIDDDYQALHQHQLGTVREGIRWSQIEKTPYQYDWSTVRQMLAAGQRHGIQQVWDICHFGYPDDLTPLHPLFARRFAALCRAFVAFYREVSPEGELIVTPINEVSFMSWLGGDVRGTSPYCVGQGWEVKRGLMRAYIEGVAAMRELDPSVRILTTEPLVNIVPRAGASRQERQRAAEFHDNQFQSVDMLAGRLCPELGGRPEYIDMLGFNFYYDNQWELDPHCRIPWADVPADPRWQPLRHLLAAAHRRYNCPVVLTETSHPGVDRPLWIRMIGEECAAALRMGVPLWGVCLYPIVDRPDWDFPEREWHRSGLWDAVLRPDAPPLRVLHAPYAEALAEAQQVVAEAAPELAGSLALSLS
- a CDS encoding phospholipase D-like domain-containing protein yields the protein MNPRPNSPTDLLQHFQRAFADSTLSPDEARQLRQRLTERAQHPAGLADLRHRLFGLARDRFNNFQDKAVVEWLEAASALLLPAPAPAAARATHAEVYFSPNDDCVAAIRRFLGQAACQLDICVFTIADDRLTDAVLAAHRRGVRVRLLTDNDKLHDRGSDVRQLHAAGLPIRVDRTDNHMHHKFAVADNRTVLTGSYNWTRSAAELNLENLLISDDETLVKRYTGEFNKLWDALEEFRG